Within Eggerthella timonensis, the genomic segment CCCTGCGCCCGACCCGTACGGCGGCTACGACCAGTACAACCAGTACGATCAGTACGAGCCCATGGGCGTGGACGCATACGACCAGCCTCAGCAGCTCCCCTACGTGCCGGAAGACGAGATCGACCGCTCCATCGACTACGGTGAGTACACGTTCGACAGCCGCGACTTCGACGAGCAGCGCGACGGCATCCAGCCGCTCGACCGTCCCGAAGCCGTGGATCCGTTCGCCCTCGGCGCTGCCGCGGCGGGCGCGGGCGTCGTCGGAGGCGCCGTCGCCGGTGCGGGCATGGGCGCCGCGATGCAGCAGCCCCGCCAAGCTCCCCACCCCCAGCCTCAAGCGCAGCCTCAGCCTCAGACACAGCCGCGCATGGCGGCCGAAACCGTCGTGTTCGCCGGCGGCCCGCAGGCAGCCACCCCCATGCCCGCGCAAGCCGCGGTGCGCGCGCGCCTCATCGACACCACGAACAACCGCGCCTACGACCTCGCGTCGGCGCGCCTGCTCATCGGCCGCGAGTCGAAGAACGACATCGCCGTGCACGACGTGAACGCCTCGCGCACGCATGCCGAACTGCGCTTCGAACCGCAGGGCATCTGGACCATTACCGACCTCGGATCGACGAACGGCACTCTGGTCAACGGCCGCGAGATAGCCACCCAGCCGCTCTCCGAGGGCGACCGCATCACCATCGGCATGACGAACTTCACGTTCACCCAAGCCTGAGCGGAAACGGAAGGATAACCCGTGATCGACGTCGTACTTCTCATCGTACGCCTCCTGTTCGTCGCGCTGCTGTACCTGTTCCTGTTCGCCATCATGAAGACGGGCATCGGACTCGTTCGCGGGCAGCGCAAGAAAGAGCGCACCTGGAACCTTTCGGTGGAACGGGGGCCGAAGGAGCTACGCGGCGTGTCCATCGTCGTTCGCGGGCCCGTCATCGTGGGCCGCAGCCCCGGCGCCGACATCGTCGTGGGCGCGGGATACGTGTCGGGTCGCCATGCGCGCTTCCAGCTGATGGGGCAGAACCTGTTCGTTGAGGACCTCGGGTCCACGAACGGCACCGGCGTGAACGGCCAGCCCATCACCGAGCCCACCGCCCTGCGCAACAACGACGTCGTGAACGTCGGCGACGTGGCCATTCGCGTGAGGTTCGCCTAATGGCTGCGGATCGGTCGTACAAATCCACCCCGCGCACCCGCAAGGGAGCGCTCACCTCGTTCGGCAGCCGCACCGACATCGGCTGCCTGCGCGATCACAACGAGGACAGCCTCGTGGTCACGCCGCCCCTGTTCGCCGTCGCCGACGGCATGGGAGGCCACGCCGCGGGCGAGGTCGCGTCGGAAATCGCCGTGCGCGTGCTGTCGGAGCAGGCTCCCGAGCATCCCGACGGCCCCGCACTCGGACGCGCCGTCGAGGAAGCGAACCGCGCCGTCATCCAAGCCGCCCACGAGGGGCGCGGACGCCAGGGCATGGGAACCACCATGACCGCCGCCATGCTGGAAGGCGAGCGCCTGGTCATCGCCCAGGTGGGCGACTCGCGCGCGTACTTGCTGCATCAGGGAAAGCTCCAGCAGCTCACGC encodes:
- a CDS encoding FhaA domain-containing protein, giving the protein MGFLSKFEGRMEDTFEGAADKMFDAPISPVQIAKKAEKQMRREKMVGAGKQYAPTLYTVLVNPDDDRRLMGYYPTLAGETETYLAAKASEQGLVMDGQPLVRFIVDEDLKHGKFDIIAEAVAAPIIAQLRAEEMHRYGLAAAPAPHPYAAPRPQAPLPQQQYGGYDQGYGAPAPMAPAPDPYGGYDQYNQYDQYEPMGVDAYDQPQQLPYVPEDEIDRSIDYGEYTFDSRDFDEQRDGIQPLDRPEAVDPFALGAAAAGAGVVGGAVAGAGMGAAMQQPRQAPHPQPQAQPQPQTQPRMAAETVVFAGGPQAATPMPAQAAVRARLIDTTNNRAYDLASARLLIGRESKNDIAVHDVNASRTHAELRFEPQGIWTITDLGSTNGTLVNGREIATQPLSEGDRITIGMTNFTFTQA
- a CDS encoding FHA domain-containing protein, with product MIDVVLLIVRLLFVALLYLFLFAIMKTGIGLVRGQRKKERTWNLSVERGPKELRGVSIVVRGPVIVGRSPGADIVVGAGYVSGRHARFQLMGQNLFVEDLGSTNGTGVNGQPITEPTALRNNDVVNVGDVAIRVRFA